TTGAGCACGCTGCCTTCGGGGCAGTTCACCTCCACCACTCGGGCAAGACCCTGGTTGGTGGGGAGGGCGGGGTCGGTGAGGGCCGTCAGGCAGTAGGAGCACGCCGCCCGCACCACCGACGGCCGGATGTTGGCCGGGCCGCGGGTCTGGTCCGCGCTGCCGGTGAAGTCGAACAGCAGCCGGTCCTCTTTCTTGTCGATGCGCACCCGGATGCGCACGGGCTTGTCGAGGTCGATGCCGTCGCTGTCCAGGAAGCGCTCGCCCTCGGCGCTCGTGTCGGGCCAGGTGGCGATCTCGTTGCGCACCCGCTCCTCGGTGAGCTGGAACAGCCGGTCGTAGCAGGCCAGAACGGCCTCGCGGCCGTACTTGGCCATCATCTCGCCGAAGCGCCGCTCGCCCAGGCGTGCCGCCCCCACCTGGCCGCGGATGTCGCCCACCACCAGCTCGGGGGTGCGGCTGTTGCAGCCTATGATCTCCTCGATGTCCTTGCTGGTCCTGAAGCGGTCGATGTACTTGACCGGCGGCACCTGGAGCCCCTCCTGATAGACCTCCCGCGCTTGGCTCCAGCAGCTCCCGGGCACCGGCCCGCCGATGTCGCTCTTGTGAGCCATGGTGGCGGAGAAGCCCACCCACTCGCCGTCGAAGAAGATCGGCGTCATCACGCACATGTCCGGGGCATGGGGGCTGCCGCCGAGGTAGGGATGGTTGGTGATGTAGGCGTCGCCCTCGTGGATCTCCTCCGGCGAATAGTTCCGCAGCACCCCCTGGGCACAGGCCGGGAACGCGCCCATGTGGAGCGGCAGCACCACGTGCTGTGCCGCCACCTCGCCGTCACAGGTGAGGAGCGCGCAGCTCGCGTCCTGGGATTCCCGGATGATGGTGGAGAAGCCGGTGCGGAAGAGCGAGGTCTGCATCTCCTGCACGATGCCGGCCAGCCGCGCCTGGATCACCTGGAGGGTGATGGGGTCTGCGGAGGCCGCGTTTGCCGCGCTGGATTCGGGATGTGCCATGGGTCGTCCTTGTCGGATTACGCTTCGCTAATCCGACCTACTCCTTCGCCGTGATGATCAAGTTCCTGTAGTCGTCCACCCGCGCCTGTTGCTCGGGATGAATCACGGTGGTGGTGTCCATCTGCTCCACGACGGCCGGGCCGGCCAGCTCGTGCCCCGGCTCCAGGCGGTCCCGGTCGTAGATGGGAGTGTCGTGGAAGCCAAGGTCGCGGCCGAAAAAGATTCGGCGCTCGCCGGTGCGGGCGTCGTCCACGCTGCTCCCGGTGGCCTTGAACGGGGACAGCCGGGTCTGCGGCACCCGTCCCTCGGACACCAGCCGCACGCTCACCAGCTCCACCGGCTCGGACTCGGCCTTGTGGCCGTGGGCCTGCTCGTGGACCTCGTGGAAACGTTGCTGTACCAGCTCCATGTCTTCGCGCTTGAGCGGCGGAGAGGGGCACGGCACCGTCAGTTCGTAGCCCTGGCCGGCGTAGCGCAGGTCCAGGAACGGCGTCAGCACGATGTCCTCGTCCGAAAAACCCTCTCCGGACAGCTCTTCCCGCGCCTGCTCCACGAGTTGGTCGAACAGCGAATTGATGTCGTCGGGCGCCAGCTCCTGCATCGGCGCCAGCTTGGAGCGCACGTGGTCGTGCTTCACGTCCGACATGAGCAGCCCCAGGGCCGAGTTGACCCCCGGCGTCAGCGGCACCAGCAGCGTCGGGATCCCTAGGTCCAGCGCCAGCCGGCCGGCGTGCATGGGCCCCGCGCCGCCGAAGGCCACC
This is a stretch of genomic DNA from Deltaproteobacteria bacterium. It encodes these proteins:
- a CDS encoding hydantoinase B/oxoprolinase family protein, translating into MAHPESSAANAASADPITLQVIQARLAGIVQEMQTSLFRTGFSTIIRESQDASCALLTCDGEVAAQHVVLPLHMGAFPACAQGVLRNYSPEEIHEGDAYITNHPYLGGSPHAPDMCVMTPIFFDGEWVGFSATMAHKSDIGGPVPGSCWSQAREVYQEGLQVPPVKYIDRFRTSKDIEEIIGCNSRTPELVVGDIRGQVGAARLGERRFGEMMAKYGREAVLACYDRLFQLTEERVRNEIATWPDTSAEGERFLDSDGIDLDKPVRIRVRIDKKEDRLLFDFTGSADQTRGPANIRPSVVRAACSYCLTALTDPALPTNQGLARVVEVNCPEGSVLNPRFPAPVNTYNPTVHALVEALFEALSQLTPVKKIADGCASRSIIIGGRNEKTGRSYVQYEIFGGGSGARTGKDGVSGTNVNQSNARIAPIEIIESEFDTRLRRFELVRDSGGPGKFRGGLGFVREYEFLNPEGRFSLRSTKHVVAPKGVDGGGTGRTGKGILNPGSEEEREIPSRCSDVAVRRADVFRLETPGGGGLGEPLERDAEAVLRDVKNGYVSAEYALEAYGVAVVESGGVFALDEARTAAVRRGRAKAVRT